The following proteins come from a genomic window of Salvia hispanica cultivar TCC Black 2014 chromosome 4, UniMelb_Shisp_WGS_1.0, whole genome shotgun sequence:
- the LOC125218985 gene encoding uncharacterized protein LOC125218985, producing the protein MLREMEQESFPHMCHEHPLSLIPDSSEKNHGISICLGCWRYFLPGEEAYGCISKLCISERFLHKECMEMPQEIMHPIHPLHPLTMYKPEDLYETKKCAICEEDVKGLRYRCSQSGCDGLWIHLACTGTRNEKHSPVEHLSHPDHQLRYSKKTRWCPFPCDACGATEKGDSYTCTVCDYSIHQSCALLPQSKDFPHHHHSLSLAFSLPYEYIPYEFDCAICSLTLPLRRWVYHCKLCRYVVHLKCATSTFDDENENGNAIDDVKVVTKFPKVEDDIYEEMIRPFVKRQRGKLDITPHHDQDNHNIGGKYSFSNHPHLLTFTTFSLASSSSSSSSHYHCKIDDDDDDDDDFESIPRSEIICDGCTLAIHEKKQTDDGDGYESGYMSCDECKYFLHLSCFNLPLGSPLFLFTLSKITA; encoded by the exons atgttaagagAAATGGAGCAAGAGAGTTTTCCTCATATGTGTCACGAACACCCGCTGAGTCTGATCCCCGACTCATCCGAAAAAAATCATGGCATCTCGATCTGTCTTGGTTGTTGGAGATACTTTTTACCCGGAGAAGAAGCTTATGGATGCATCTCTAAGTTGTGTATATCTGAGAGGTTTTTACACAAAGAATGCATGGAAATGCCTCAAGAGATCATGCATCCTATCCATCCTTTACACCCTCTCACAATGTATAAGCCAGAAGATTtgtatgaaacaaaaaaatgtgcaaTTTGTGAAGAGGATGTGAAAGGGTTAAGGTACAGATGTAGCCAAAGTGGCTGTGACGGATTGTGGATCCACTTGGCATGCACGGGGACTCGTAATGAAAAGCACTCTCCTGTGGAGCACCTGAGCCACCCTGATCACCAGCTTCGATATTCGAAGAAAACGAGGTGGTGCCCATTTCCCTGTGATGCATGTGGTGCCACTGAGAAAGGGGACTCCTACACATGCACTGTCTGCGACTACTCCATACACCAGAGTTGCGCACTCCTCCCACAGTCTAAGGACTTCCCTCATCAtcaccactctctctccctcgcATTTTCTCTCCCATATGAGTATATCCCATATGAATTTGATTGTGCTATATGTAGCTTAACTTTACCGTTGAGACGCTGGGTCTATCATTGCAAACTCTGCAGATATGTCGTCCATCTCAAATGCGCCACCTCCAC atttgatgatgaaaatgaaaatggaaatgcCATTGATGATGTGAAAGTGGTTACCAAGTTTCCGAAGGTTGAAGATGACATATATGAGGAGATGATCAGACCCTTCGTTAAGCGACAAAGAGGAAAACTTGACATCACCCCTCATCATGATCAAGACAATCACAACATCGGTGGCAAGTACAGCTTCTCCAATCACCCTCATCTATTAACTTTTACTACATTTTCTTTagcttcatcatcttcttcgtcATCCTCTCATTATCACTGCAAAatagatgatgatgatgatgatgatgatgattttgaaaGTATTCCAAGATCGGAAATAATATGTGATGGGTGCACACTGGCTATACATGAAAAGAAGCAAACAGATGATGGTGATGGGTATGAGAGTGGTTACATGAGTTGTGATGAATGCAAATACTTTCTCCACTTGTCCTGCTTCAACTTACCACTTGGATCCCCTCTCTTCCTATTCACCCTCTCAAAGATCACAGCCTAA